GAGGAACTGTTTCGAAATATGCCAACAGCATAATGAGAAACCCAAAATTTCAACATGTTTTATCAGATAAGTTGACATAAGAGAGGGTTAGAGAACTCACCGATCAGCTCAGCTATAGCACTAAATGGCCAAGTGTGACTCGTGGAATTAGCATGAAGAAATTTTGGACTGATCTGCATAAAGAAAATAGCATGCTGATTGGAAAAATGCTAAAAGAAATTCATTTACAATTAACATGTCATTGCACGCATTTTGCTAATCACTTAACATGAATTTTGCGATTACTACactgatttttcaaagttgtaaataagtataaagattACTGTACATTTGACTTTCTACTTCatcatttcatgtttatttcaatgtgttacttgccatttctttgtaattatttgtgaagttTACAAGCAATTTTGGAGTCTAAATTATTTGACTACAccaaatttttttcagtgttactatttatatatatttttaaattatggaTTTTGTCCATAATTTGATTTTGaggtaaaatattataatgatttaaaaaacaacaacaaaatatatcaaattgcaatttaaaaaatgcaaaaacaaaaaataactaaaacataaaaaaatacaagctCAAAACTATTGCATTCTTTCACCTATTTGAATCTAAAAAATAACCGAAGAACATAGGAGAACATAATAAACTACAACAAAACTGATAAATGCATGTTACTTACTGTGCTCAGAGGAATGCCACGTTTTCCATTTGCCATTTTTGCTGAAAGATCTGTTAGATATTGAAGAAAGCTGCAGAGAAGGGTTTGTTAACTTACTGACGTCCTTTAACTGTCTGTGTCCAGATATAGCACACACCCTGCTCTCACACTCCAGCTATGCACCCGCTGAGACTTCTAAAGAAGTTCCTCACATATTGTTGTGAGCAATAAACGCTGGCACAAATGTGTAACCTGACACATgttctttattttcttcttgGAAGTGCGGCTATTATTTAAGCAAGTACTTTAAATATCAGTGTATATGCTGTACTTCAGAGATGGCGAGGATGATGGATATTCAGTGGCCTCTTCCAAATCAGTGCTTTCTTCCAATCTGCAGACATATTCATCAAATGCTTTTCAAGAAGAAGCAATACAACTAGGTGAGAAAAATCatggaattttatttttgtaattcacAGTTTTCTTTTCcagattaattacatttttatcagtattatttataGGTACAACACTCATCAGTTTGAACCTAACAAGTTACAATCCACttactaaaattaattattaatttaggaTTAATTGATGTGGTTAATTATTGTATTTGTGCATTTTGCATCTCCAAATAATTAACACATACACAAGCATGAGTTCTAAACTATAGGTCTCGattttaaaggtatagttcaccgaattatgaaaatttgctaaagatgtactcaccctcaggccatccaaaatgtagatgagtttgtttcttcatcaaaacaaatttggagaaatttatcattacatcacttgctcaccaaaggATCCTCTAtagtaaatgggtgccgtcagaatgagagtccaaacagctgataaaaacatcacaataattcacaagtaatgcACATGACTCCactccatcaattaacatcttgaaaAGCTACATGTTTGTAACAAACATAAAGCAGTTGGACTCTCATcatgacggcacccattcactgcagaggatttaTTGGCGAgtaagtgatgcaatgctaaagtacattttctgcaattttccacttttttggtgaactataaGACCACATAATTTTTGGTTGTTAACTGATATTAAGTTTGTCTATTCACCAAAACTTTGATCAAATTTTAAAGCTTTCTGtgtaatatttacaaaaataaagtacaCAATGCCCAGTGTAACTTTTTGGATTACCTGAAGTCTTCTGTCAAGGGCTCAGTCTGAATTCAGCCCAAAACTTTCTAGAAATAGCCTGTCTAAATCTTGATGGGTCACTCCAGCTTTGcaacacaaacatacatgaTTACTCTTTCTAGCTCTCACCATGGCTGCACTTTCTTCTCTGAAACAAACTGCCCATGGGGCTCTTTTGCCCCAGGAGACAGCAATGCCAAGTACACTGGAGTGACGGCGCCCTCATCTGGTGATTTGGTTGCATTTGGTCCAGCCATGTCAGTCCTGACCCATCCTGGACAGCAGGCATTGCATAGGATATCATCTCCAGGCCTCTCTTTTGTCAGATTTCGAGCCAGGATTCTAGTCAGGGTTGTGAGGCCAGTTTTGGAGACCCCATATGCAGTGCTAGGCCAACCTCGCTCTGCGTGAACCCCTTCCTGAGCGTCACGGACGAATCGCTCCATCAGCCCATCTAGCTCTTCCTCTGTAATGTCATCGCTACGGAAACGGGCCTGGAGTTCTGGACTGCAGCGGCTTAAAGCCACCGAGCCCATTACGCTGGAGACATTCACCATCCGACCTAGAAAGAGATGAGAGTGTTTGAGGGAAGAATAGAGAAGACAAAAATCACCAGACAAGCAGGTTCTGCAAGGTATAACCGACATGACTTACCTCCTGGTTTGATAATAGGCAGGAACACATTGCACATATCTCTAGTAGCAAAGAAATTAGTCTTCAATGTCACCTCTGCTTGGATGCCAAAGGGGGTCGTGTCTGCCACTGCCATGAAGaaatcaaacattgttttcattaCACTTAACACAGTAGATGAATTTATAATAGCATTTTAACACTTCtcattgtttttgtcattttagaaagaaaaatttacttttgtatttgtttatttatcttaACTTTATCGGAATGGTACAAAACTTTCTGATTTTGTGGGACTTGCTATATGAACACAAAAAGCATGGATGTGACTAGAAAATGCCACCATTTGAAATTAAtggaaaatgcaaaaacatactaaatataGAGCCATTTTTAGGGGTACAATATAAAAATCAGCTAaaatcaaggtttttttttttgataatgtttaaatatttatatacaaatgcAAGCCtaataaaatgaagaaattacaTATGAAAATATTCTTATAAGCAACTAGGCAatacacatatgtgaccctggaccacaaaaccaagtcagaagtagcacgggtatatttgtagcaacagccaacAATATGGGTCAACATGGTCaacatgggtcaaaattatcgatttttcttttatgccaaaaatcattaggatattaagcaaagttaatgttccatgaagatattttgtaaatttcctaccataaatatatcaaaacttaatttttgattagtaatatgaattgctaagaacttcatttggacaactttaaaggcgatcttctcaatattttgattttttttgcaccctcagattccagattttcaaatagttgagTTGAGTGCAGAATTTAGTGAATATTGTCTAGTAAcatgaaatacaaaatacaaatatactatattCTGCTTCAATAATacgtattatttattattttgtactttttcctttattttgttagaaaacaaatgtatgtttttttctctaTCTATTTTGACGGTCGAGGATCTCAAGTGTGGCCCCTAAATGATGAAGACCAGTGTTAATTCCAGAATAAATGATTTACTCTTGAAGGCGATGCCAGCGTTGTTGACCAGCACGTCGAGGCCGCCGTACTTCTCTGTGAAGAAGTCCCGCGCGGAGCGGACGCTGTCGGGGTCGGTGATGTCCAGCCGGTGAAAGAGCGGTGCCAGCCCCTCCTTCCTCAGACTGTCCACAGCTGCGGTTCCTCGACCGACATCCCGAGCTGTCAGGTACACGTCTCCGGCGAAATCCTTGCACATTGCCCGCACGATTGCGAACCCGATGCCTTTATTTCCACCAGTGACAAGAGCTACTTTACTGCTGCTCATTGCTGCGATGTGTCTGCAGTGGACAAGAAACTGAAAATAAGGCCATATTCTGTGACACAAACAGCGGCCTAATTAATAAAATCACGAAATTAAATGCATGCATGATTAAAAGAAAACTCGTACCTGTTCTACTCCGCGGTGATCAATTCAATCACTTTTGTTTATGGCAGTTTTTGGTGTGCGTCGCTacttactgcgcatgcgcgaaGGAACACGCTTACATAAAGCATTGTCGTTCGATGTCTATGTCATGTGCATTAAGTTGTGCTTGCTGATGTAGCAACAGTTATGAgctgtaaatctttttttgttgatttgtttgttttttaacgtaaatatttatttaattttctataCGTACTGCGATTGGTTCGAAGACAGTGACGTAACGACGCCTGAAGCACGTGATCCGGCCGTGTTTTTGACCATGTGGATGTGTGTTTGGTTTTTAACTGCGGTTTAGAATGACATTACACACCCGATATAAGCTTTAGGTAGCGCCGTTATATGGAAACTTTAAGATGAATAAACCTGGCTGCCGTGCTGGGAGAAGAGCGAGGAAAAAAAGACGGAAAAAGCACGAGGACGCATACAAAGGTATTCAGTATATGCTGCTGACACATTGTAACTTTGTGGTATATGAAgcttaaatgaatgttttatttgtattttgctACTGTAGTGTCTCTGTCTCACGAAGCTCAGTTTGTTCTTTTGAGGAGATGGCTAAAAGAAAAAGGCTTCACCTCACAGTCTCTCATCCCTGTCAGCTTCCATGGTAAGAAGATAGTTTCAATGGTAGAGAGcttgtataatacattttcacacGTAGTAATGTAACCAACTCTTATGTTTTCCCCCTTAGATACTGGAAGAGGGCTTATGACAACTCAAGCTATCAAGGTaattatttgtatgtgtgtgtgtgtgtgtgtgtgtgtgtgtgtgtatgtatgtatgtgtgtatgtatgtatgcatgcatgtgtacaTGGGTCCAAAATCTGAAACCacattgaaaatgtttattttttaccttttcAGGCCAAAGACAGTGTGATTTCCTTGCCTGAGAAATGCTTACTGACCACCGAGACAGTTCTCAAGAGTTACATGGGTGACTATATAAAAAGGtatttggatatatatataatatacacacacacatacatacatgcacacatacatgaCCATGAGGGATCAATAAAGTGAATTTGGTTTtggtttctctctctttctactTTTAGATGGCATCCTCCTGTATCTCCTCTTCTGGCTCTTTGTTCTTTCCTGATTGCTGAGAGACATCATGGAGATGCATCGAAGTGGAGTCCCTACATTAATATCCTCCCAAAGACCTACACATGCCCTGTGTACTTCTCTGATGATATCATTGACCTTTTGCCAAGGAGTCTCCAAAAGAAAGCCTCAGAGCAGAAAGAACAGTTTCAGGAACTCTACTGTTGTTCTTTGATGTTTTTCCGCTCCTTCCAGCCACTcttcacccagcccacagagtTGTTGTTTACCCAGGATGCACTGCGGTGGGCTTGGTGTAGCGTTAATACACGTACGGTGTACATGGAGCATGATCAGAGTAACTATCTCT
The genomic region above belongs to Onychostoma macrolepis isolate SWU-2019 chromosome 01, ASM1243209v1, whole genome shotgun sequence and contains:
- the cbr1 gene encoding carbonyl reductase [NADPH] 1, translated to MSSSKVALVTGGNKGIGFAIVRAMCKDFAGDVYLTARDVGRGTAAVDSLRKEGLAPLFHRLDITDPDSVRSARDFFTEKYGGLDVLVNNAGIAFKMADTTPFGIQAEVTLKTNFFATRDMCNVFLPIIKPGGRMVNVSSVMGSVALSRCSPELQARFRSDDITEEELDGLMERFVRDAQEGVHAERGWPSTAYGVSKTGLTTLTRILARNLTKERPGDDILCNACCPGWVRTDMAGPNATKSPDEGAVTPVYLALLSPGAKEPHGQFVSEKKVQPW
- the setd4 gene encoding SET domain-containing protein 4, whose translation is MNKPGCRAGRRARKKRRKKHEDAYKVSLSHEAQFVLLRRWLKEKGFTSQSLIPVSFHDTGRGLMTTQAIKAKDSVISLPEKCLLTTETVLKSYMGDYIKRWHPPVSPLLALCSFLIAERHHGDASKWSPYINILPKTYTCPVYFSDDIIDLLPRSLQKKASEQKEQFQELYCCSLMFFRSFQPLFTQPTELLFTQDALRWAWCSVNTRTVYMEHDQSNYLSREKDIYALAPYLDLLNHCPNVQVEAGFNKQTRCYEVKSVQGSKKFQQAFINYGPHDNHRLLLEYGFVASGNPHSVVYVDLGTLKLCLDEKDKQLTQKLLYLRDNDFLRNLTFGMDGPSWRLMTALRLLSLKPEQYCSWKSVLLGAAVSRDREEWCIHSALKLCNNLTDDNVKALERLSQLKQGANLSRLEQLCVVESLRQEEQRILEHTRVVLQNLWGQ